One genomic region from Aneurinibacillus sp. REN35 encodes:
- a CDS encoding APC family permease has product MNVQVEQNANTSTGYKQELKRALTFRDLLVYGMIFMVPIAPFGIYGQVAQGSGGMVALVYLIGMAGMIFTALSYARMSEAFPIAGSVYSYAQRGLNPSLGFFAGWVILLDYILVPSLLYLVSGAALGELIPSIPSWVWLVLFIGINTMINIRGIEFTAKANIIILVFEFIVLLLFVGVGLVAISQGVGDGFTVKPVYDSEHFSLPLVMGAVSIAVLSFLGFDGISTLAEETKGGTKTVGRAAIFALLGVGVLFIIQTCIAAWIWPDFSTFKNADVAFYQVAELAGGAWLKNLCIIATAISWGLANALAAQAAISRILYSMARDRNLPSFLAKVHDRYQTPYVSTLLVAIVSLIVGLFFMDQLGALASLVNFGALTAFLLLHISVINHFIVKQKSTQYIRHLLLPIIGLMIIGYVWYSLDSLSKELGFIWLGIGVIYFIFLKFSNKKLTIEE; this is encoded by the coding sequence GTGAACGTACAAGTGGAGCAGAATGCTAATACTTCCACGGGATATAAACAGGAGTTAAAACGGGCGCTTACATTTAGGGATTTGCTAGTTTACGGAATGATTTTTATGGTACCGATCGCTCCGTTTGGAATTTACGGGCAGGTTGCACAAGGCTCGGGCGGTATGGTGGCGCTTGTCTACCTTATTGGTATGGCAGGTATGATTTTTACTGCCTTAAGCTATGCGCGTATGTCAGAAGCTTTTCCGATTGCAGGATCAGTATACTCGTATGCACAGCGAGGATTGAACCCATCCCTTGGCTTTTTTGCCGGATGGGTCATCCTTCTCGATTATATTTTGGTTCCTTCATTGTTGTACCTTGTATCCGGTGCCGCGCTTGGTGAACTCATTCCATCCATCCCCAGTTGGGTCTGGCTCGTTCTCTTTATTGGTATTAATACAATGATTAACATTCGCGGTATTGAGTTTACAGCCAAAGCCAACATCATTATTCTGGTATTTGAGTTTATTGTCCTGCTGCTGTTTGTTGGTGTAGGTCTTGTCGCAATTTCTCAAGGGGTAGGAGATGGATTCACGGTAAAGCCTGTCTATGATTCCGAACATTTCAGCCTTCCGCTTGTTATGGGGGCCGTTTCCATCGCGGTGTTAAGCTTTCTTGGCTTTGATGGAATTAGTACGCTGGCGGAAGAAACAAAAGGCGGCACCAAGACCGTAGGAAGAGCGGCTATTTTTGCCCTGCTGGGTGTCGGAGTCCTGTTTATTATTCAAACATGTATTGCAGCGTGGATCTGGCCTGACTTTTCTACCTTTAAAAATGCAGACGTAGCCTTTTATCAGGTAGCTGAGCTGGCTGGTGGGGCCTGGTTGAAGAACCTATGTATTATTGCTACTGCCATCTCGTGGGGCTTGGCTAATGCGCTGGCAGCACAGGCCGCCATTTCTCGTATTTTATACAGCATGGCAAGGGATCGGAATCTTCCGTCTTTTCTGGCCAAGGTGCATGATCGCTATCAGACGCCATATGTAAGCACGTTGTTAGTTGCTATCGTATCGCTGATTGTTGGGCTATTTTTTATGGATCAATTGGGTGCACTGGCTTCACTAGTTAACTTCGGGGCGTTAACGGCGTTTCTGCTGCTTCATATCTCGGTAATTAATCATTTCATTGTAAAGCAGAAGTCAACCCAGTACATTCGCCACCTTCTTCTTCCGATCATTGGCCTTATGATCATTGGCTATGTGTGGTACAGCCTGGACAGCCTTTCAAAGGAATTAGGATTCATTTGGTTAGGTATCGGAGTTATTTACTTTATTTTCCTAAAATTTAGCAATAAGAAATTAACGATCGAAGAATAA
- a CDS encoding acetamidase/formamidase family protein produces the protein MYRVTKENLIYAMSPENDPVLRVPSGSTVVFETCDCFEDQIRSADTQFDALDWNRINPATGPVYVEGAEPGDILAVRIEKIHIANQGVMVTGPNLGVMGFDLTENHIRIVPVRNGNVVFADNLEIPVNPMIGVIGTAPAVESISCGTPGGHGGNMDCKQIREGVTLLLPVHVPGALLGLGDLHAAMADGEVAVCGVEIAGEVTVTVEVMKGRELPLPMVITDEHVITIASEVELDKASDQAVINMVNFLHEQWQVPKEEATFLLSIAGDVRICQVVDPLKTARVELPIAYAEAIGVDIESYLIK, from the coding sequence ATGTATCGCGTAACAAAAGAAAACCTTATCTATGCGATGTCACCCGAAAATGATCCGGTCCTGCGCGTGCCATCCGGCAGTACGGTGGTTTTTGAAACGTGTGACTGCTTTGAGGATCAAATTCGTTCTGCTGATACGCAGTTTGATGCGTTGGATTGGAATCGCATTAATCCGGCAACGGGACCTGTATATGTTGAAGGCGCTGAGCCGGGAGATATTCTGGCTGTACGGATCGAGAAGATACACATAGCGAATCAGGGAGTGATGGTGACAGGACCGAATCTTGGGGTGATGGGTTTTGATTTGACAGAGAACCATATTCGGATCGTTCCTGTTCGCAACGGAAATGTAGTGTTCGCAGACAACCTTGAAATCCCGGTAAATCCTATGATCGGAGTAATCGGAACGGCTCCTGCTGTCGAGTCTATTTCCTGCGGTACACCGGGAGGGCATGGAGGCAATATGGACTGCAAGCAGATTCGTGAAGGGGTCACCTTGCTGCTGCCTGTCCATGTTCCCGGAGCGCTTCTTGGGCTCGGTGATCTGCATGCGGCGATGGCTGATGGTGAAGTTGCTGTGTGCGGCGTAGAGATCGCTGGCGAAGTGACAGTGACGGTCGAGGTGATGAAGGGGAGAGAGCTGCCCCTGCCGATGGTGATTACAGACGAACATGTAATTACGATCGCATCAGAGGTGGAGTTGGACAAAGCTTCTGATCAAGCGGTTATCAACATGGTGAATTTCCTGCATGAACAATGGCAAGTTCCGAAGGAGGAGGCCACCTTCCTGCTCTCCATTGCAGGCGATGTGCGCATATGTCAGGTGGTTGATCCGTTGAAAACGGCACGGGTGGAACTGCCGATCGCGTATGCAGAAGCAATAGGAGTAGACATAGAATCATATTTGATAAAGTAG
- a CDS encoding glutamine synthetase family protein: MVERDFQRYVQQVIQEHKIRTVRVSIMDNSNIPRSRYVTAKFFLENVIPEGIHYPSTLFSFDTSAALVEEAGNGYAGGYPSWVLHPDLNTFVVLPWVHQTARVLADIYDGEGQPIQESPRYQLGRVLQELDSMGYQVRGAFEFEFYVYNKESMKPAWEGLNCFSDVVQAEVADILEAVQTGLSDIGAGPEVANTEYGSGQFEITNSPFQGMPIADMAFFYRTSIKEILSQKGWHATFMSKPDERMSGSGGHFHLSLLDQEEKNIFSDPTAPDGLSDVARWFIGGQIHHASAICALANGTVNSYKRLVPNSFAPVHASWGYEHRSTMIRIPQGRGKKTHMESRLPGADTNPYLAMAATLLAGIDGIRNRIEPPPPVVGIDIYREPGQHARLPKNLDAAIDALTTNEVFTQFFGSAFLNRYAALRRHEYERYERTISEWERKEYFDLF; this comes from the coding sequence ATGGTAGAGAGAGATTTTCAAAGATATGTTCAACAGGTAATTCAAGAGCACAAGATTAGGACGGTTCGTGTCTCAATTATGGACAATTCCAACATTCCGCGCTCCCGTTATGTGACCGCAAAGTTTTTTCTGGAAAACGTGATTCCTGAAGGCATTCACTATCCCTCTACGCTTTTTTCGTTCGATACATCCGCTGCTCTTGTAGAAGAAGCGGGGAATGGCTATGCCGGGGGATACCCAAGCTGGGTGCTGCATCCTGACTTAAATACGTTTGTGGTACTGCCGTGGGTACATCAAACGGCGAGGGTACTCGCCGACATTTATGATGGAGAAGGCCAGCCGATTCAGGAGTCTCCACGCTATCAATTAGGGCGTGTGCTGCAGGAGCTTGACAGCATGGGATATCAGGTGCGGGGTGCATTTGAATTTGAGTTTTATGTCTATAACAAAGAGAGTATGAAGCCTGCCTGGGAAGGGCTGAATTGTTTTTCGGATGTTGTACAGGCAGAGGTTGCCGACATTCTAGAAGCGGTTCAAACTGGGCTATCCGATATCGGGGCTGGGCCTGAGGTTGCGAATACGGAATACGGCTCAGGGCAGTTCGAGATTACGAATTCGCCGTTTCAGGGAATGCCGATTGCAGATATGGCATTTTTCTATCGAACAAGCATCAAGGAGATCTTGAGTCAGAAGGGATGGCATGCCACATTCATGAGCAAGCCTGACGAGCGCATGAGTGGCAGCGGCGGTCATTTCCATCTTTCGCTGCTTGATCAGGAAGAAAAAAACATATTTAGTGATCCGACTGCTCCGGATGGTCTTTCGGATGTGGCCCGCTGGTTTATTGGCGGACAAATTCATCATGCGTCTGCTATCTGCGCATTAGCGAACGGTACCGTAAACAGTTACAAGCGTTTGGTTCCAAATTCATTTGCTCCTGTTCATGCTTCATGGGGCTATGAGCATCGCAGTACGATGATACGTATTCCGCAGGGGCGAGGGAAGAAGACTCACATGGAAAGTCGGCTGCCTGGAGCAGATACGAATCCTTATTTAGCGATGGCGGCGACCCTGTTAGCCGGAATAGACGGCATCCGCAATCGGATCGAGCCGCCACCTCCTGTGGTAGGAATTGATATTTACCGTGAGCCGGGCCAGCATGCCCGCCTGCCTAAAAATCTTGATGCGGCGATTGATGCTCTCACAACCAATGAGGTATTCACTCAGTTTTTTGGCTCTGCATTCCTCAATCGCTACGCGGCTTTACGTCGGCATGAATACGAGCGCTATGAGCGTACGATAAGCGAATGGGAGCGAAAAGAATATTTTGATTTATTTTAA
- a CDS encoding sigma-54 interaction domain-containing protein, with amino-acid sequence MFLSSSHLSTDAMEIKSKNPAFASTIQKIRRAAQYPSTILIEGESGTGKEKIAAMIHETSPRAAMPFVKVNCGAIPDALAESELFGYESGAFTGAKKEGSIGLFEQADKGTILLDEIGELPPLMQVKLLRALQEREIRRVGGSWSKTIDVRVIASTNRSLAQLVEDGKFREDLYYRLQVAHFVIPALRERPEDLPYFINLFLTHFSSLYKVPIKTYTQEAMRQFVQYHWPGNIRQLQNCIEGIYATVEEDVIRIEHLPIFLQYDPSTYTKQAGLRDRVAAFEKQLIEEAVKKTKSLRQAASILDVPHATLLRRIEKLGIDKHRGS; translated from the coding sequence ATGTTTCTTTCCTCTTCACATCTTTCTACCGATGCTATGGAAATAAAGTCAAAAAACCCGGCCTTTGCAAGCACCATTCAAAAAATTCGTCGTGCTGCCCAGTACCCTTCCACCATCCTCATTGAAGGAGAGAGCGGAACAGGAAAGGAAAAGATCGCGGCCATGATTCATGAGACAAGCCCGCGCGCGGCCATGCCGTTTGTAAAGGTAAATTGCGGTGCCATTCCTGATGCACTGGCTGAATCTGAACTATTCGGCTATGAGAGCGGTGCTTTTACCGGGGCAAAGAAAGAAGGCAGCATCGGGCTGTTCGAACAAGCCGATAAAGGCACCATCCTGCTAGATGAGATCGGTGAGCTTCCTCCACTCATGCAGGTCAAGCTGCTTCGCGCACTGCAGGAAAGAGAGATTCGGAGAGTAGGCGGATCCTGGTCAAAAACGATTGATGTACGAGTCATAGCAAGCACGAATCGAAGCTTGGCACAGCTCGTAGAGGACGGGAAATTTCGTGAAGATTTGTACTATCGCCTTCAAGTCGCCCACTTTGTCATTCCGGCACTTCGGGAACGGCCGGAAGACCTGCCATATTTCATCAACCTTTTTTTGACCCACTTTTCTTCCTTATATAAGGTGCCTATAAAAACATATACGCAAGAAGCGATGCGGCAATTCGTACAGTATCATTGGCCGGGAAACATCCGCCAGCTTCAGAATTGTATCGAAGGAATCTATGCGACTGTAGAAGAGGATGTCATCCGCATTGAGCACCTTCCGATTTTTTTGCAATACGATCCCAGTACATATACGAAGCAAGCCGGGTTGCGAGATCGAGTAGCCGCCTTTGAGAAACAATTGATTGAAGAGGCGGTGAAAAAAACAAAAAGTCTCAGACAGGCGGCCTCCATACTTGATGTTCCTCACGCTACGCTCCTTAGACGAATCGAAAAGCTCGGGATTGACAAACACAGAGGAAGCTAA